CACACTTAGCACCAAAACTTCTAAATCCAACCAAGTTAGAGGAACACAAAAATTTCCTCTTAATAATGAAATTTCACTAGAGAATCTTATACTCTTGATCAAAATCCATTCATTTATATGCAAATCATTGAGCTTCCAAACCTTCATTTCCACATCCTTACCACAATTCATACAACAAATTTCCTTCCCCATCTGCACAAGTGTCCAGTACTGGCCATGACATTCTCCAGGAACCTTTAAATGATAAGCAGTTTCATGACAGAGATCCATGGCGAAAACGGAAGGGTCCGTAATCCAAGACGAGTTAGTCCAGTAAACAACACCATTAACAGATAAAGATTGTACAAATGATAAATATGATGCAGGGTCACATAATTTGGGTGCATTGTTACTGATTTTCCTCCAATGCATTTCCTTGCCTAATGTTAGAACATACCAATTATACATTCCAATTAATGCGTCTCTTCCAAGTCTAATAACTTTGATCTCACCAGTGGATGAAACTCTTGAAATGTTGCTGCAATGGCTACTAATCATGCATGTTGATTTGAGACTTGGGAGTTTCAATATCTGCATTGTTACAGGGTTTGCAACATAAAAATCCATAACAGAACCTGATGATTTGTTGAACAATAACACACCATCTGAACTGCCACTTATCCTTCCATGAAATTTGGTACCTAAATCTGTTTCTTCAAGTTTCAAGTCCCTTGCATTAATGGATTGCACCTTGTTAGTGTCTTGGATGAGGAATTCACACTCAGAAAGATGAGTGAGTAGGTGTGAGTTGATGAAACATTGTGATTCTGAT
The genomic region above belongs to Arachis duranensis cultivar V14167 chromosome 3, aradu.V14167.gnm2.J7QH, whole genome shotgun sequence and contains:
- the LOC107481962 gene encoding putative F-box/kelch-repeat protein At1g12870; this translates as MAQSRISAIVSSCSESGEDSSSLDSLPNDVVVGILLRLPAQFLHNSASNVSRKWGEISESQCFINSHLLTHLSECEFLIQDTNKVQSINARDLKLEETDLGTKFHGRISGSSDGVLLFNKSSGSVMDFYVANPVTMQILKLPSLKSTCMISSHCSNISRVSSTGEIKVIRLGRDALIGMYNWYVLTLGKEMHWRKISNNAPKLCDPASYLSFVQSLSVNGVVYWTNSSWITDPSVFAMDLCHETAYHLKVPGECHGQYWTLVQMGKEICCMNCGKDVEMKVWKLNDLHINEWILIKSIRFSSEISLLRGNFCVPLTWLDLEVLVLSVYVGARNVVVAYNVNKGECRMLKIDDVARHTIFLHTNSLIRF